From the genome of Paracoccus seriniphilus, one region includes:
- a CDS encoding succinate dehydrogenase assembly factor 2, whose product MDKNDATEPRDIRLRRLTMRSWRRGMKEMDLILGRFADECLADLSEAELASYELLLSENDQDLYLWVTRRVTGTDSADRGPQELSAILDRIATHAGQSSPA is encoded by the coding sequence TTGGACAAGAATGACGCCACAGAGCCCCGCGACATCCGTTTGCGGCGCCTGACCATGCGCAGTTGGCGCCGTGGCATGAAAGAGATGGACCTGATCCTGGGGCGTTTCGCCGACGAATGCCTGGCCGATCTGTCCGAGGCGGAACTGGCCAGCTATGAACTGCTGTTGTCCGAAAACGATCAGGATCTGTATCTGTGGGTGACGCGTCGTGTGACCGGCACCGATTCCGCTGATCGCGGACCGCAGGAACTGTCGGCAATTCTGGACCGGATCGCCACGCATGCCGGGCAAAGCAGCCCGGCCTGA
- a CDS encoding helix-turn-helix domain-containing protein, with product MAYADPIAATSEGVMDQDEYGEGQATLGDRLTAAREGAGLDLGALAERLGVRIETLEGWEADQAEPRAAFLGRLSGMLGVSLVWLMTGEGEGPQDGDGLRQMLRSELRDLQRTLEESAQRIERLERLLGQE from the coding sequence ATGGCTTACGCTGACCCCATTGCCGCGACAAGCGAGGGTGTGATGGATCAGGATGAATATGGCGAGGGTCAGGCTACTTTGGGTGACCGCCTTACAGCGGCGCGTGAGGGAGCGGGGCTTGATCTGGGCGCCCTGGCCGAGCGCCTTGGGGTGCGGATCGAAACGCTTGAGGGCTGGGAGGCCGATCAGGCCGAGCCTCGGGCCGCCTTTCTGGGGCGTCTGTCGGGCATGCTGGGGGTTTCCCTGGTCTGGCTGATGACCGGTGAAGGCGAGGGGCCGCAGGATGGCGACGGTTTGCGGCAGATGCTAAGAAGTGAATTGCGTGACCTGCAAAGAACGCTGGAAGAAAGCGCACAGCGCATCGAAAGATTGGAGCGATTGCTTGGACAAGAATGA
- a CDS encoding pyridoxal phosphate-dependent aminotransferase, with translation MSFLANRLQRIKPSPTIAMTTRAGQLRQEGRDIIGLSAGEPDFDTPEHIREAAKQAIDAGHTRYTPVDGTPSLKQAISQKFQRENGLDYAVSQITVGTGGKQILFNALMATLDEGDEVIIPSPYWVSYPDMVLLAGGQPVVVECGIESGFRLTAEKLEAAITPRTKWIILNSPSNPSGAGYGRDQMRALTDVLLRHPQVWILADDIYEHLVFDDFQFVTPAQVEPRLKDRVLTMNGVSKAYAMTGWRIGYGAGPEHLIKAMGKLQSQSTSNPCSISQYAAEAALTGPQDYIRDSRRAFQRRRDLVVAGLNECPGIECPTPQGAFYVYPSIRELIGKTSPDGTLIDSDEAFANALLDEKGVAVVFGAAFGLSPHFRISYATSDAQLTEAVARIKAFCQGCT, from the coding sequence ATGAGCTTTCTTGCCAACCGCCTGCAGCGGATCAAGCCATCGCCCACGATTGCCATGACGACCCGCGCGGGCCAGTTGCGGCAGGAAGGGCGTGACATCATCGGCCTGTCTGCGGGCGAACCTGATTTCGACACGCCCGAACATATCCGCGAGGCCGCCAAACAGGCGATTGATGCGGGCCATACGCGCTATACGCCCGTGGATGGCACCCCTTCGTTGAAACAAGCCATCAGCCAGAAGTTCCAGCGCGAGAACGGGCTGGACTATGCAGTTTCGCAGATCACCGTCGGAACCGGCGGCAAGCAGATCCTGTTCAACGCCCTGATGGCCACGCTGGACGAAGGCGATGAAGTGATCATCCCTTCACCCTATTGGGTCAGCTATCCCGATATGGTGTTGCTGGCCGGCGGGCAGCCGGTCGTCGTGGAATGCGGGATCGAGAGCGGCTTTCGCCTGACCGCCGAAAAGCTGGAAGCCGCGATCACCCCGCGCACCAAATGGATCATCCTGAATTCGCCCTCGAACCCTTCGGGGGCGGGCTATGGCCGTGATCAGATGCGGGCACTGACCGATGTCCTGCTGCGTCATCCGCAGGTCTGGATTCTGGCCGACGACATCTATGAACATCTGGTCTTCGACGACTTCCAGTTCGTGACCCCTGCACAGGTCGAGCCGCGCCTGAAGGATCGCGTGCTGACCATGAATGGCGTCAGCAAGGCCTATGCGATGACCGGGTGGCGCATAGGCTATGGGGCCGGCCCCGAACATCTGATCAAGGCGATGGGCAAGCTGCAGTCGCAATCGACCTCGAATCCCTGCTCGATCAGCCAATACGCCGCCGAGGCGGCCCTGACCGGCCCGCAGGATTACATCCGCGACAGCCGCCGCGCCTTTCAGCGCCGCCGTGATCTGGTGGTGGCCGGGCTGAACGAATGCCCGGGGATCGAATGCCCGACCCCGCAGGGGGCCTTCTATGTCTATCCCTCGATCCGCGAGCTGATCGGAAAGACCTCACCCGATGGCACGCTGATCGACAGTGATGAGGCCTTTGCCAACGCCCTGCTGGATGAAAAGGGTGTTGCCGTGGTCTTTGGCGCGGCCTTTGGCCTGAGCCCGCATTTCCGTATCTCTTATGCGACCAGCGATGCGCAACTGACCGAGGCTGTCGCACGTATCAAGGCGTTTTGCCAGGGCTGCACATGA
- a CDS encoding 3-hydroxybutyrate dehydrogenase — MFEKFLTGKTAIVTGSNSGIGLGVAHQLARAGADIVLNSFTDRDEDHALAQQMADQHGVTVRYIKADMSKGEECRALIEKAGACDVLVNNAGIQFVAPIPEFPTEKWDAIIAINMSSAFHTTAAALPMMRKAGWGRIVNIASAHGLTASPFKSAYVAAKHGVVGLTKVTALETAQEKITCNAICPGYVLTPLVEAQIPDTMKEYNMSRDEVIKKVMLERQPSKEFATVEEIGDTAAFLCSNAAAQITGTTISVDGGWTAL; from the coding sequence GTTCCAATTCCGGGATCGGTCTGGGCGTGGCGCATCAGCTGGCGCGCGCGGGCGCCGATATCGTGCTCAACAGCTTTACCGACCGTGACGAGGACCATGCCCTGGCGCAGCAGATGGCGGATCAGCATGGCGTGACGGTGCGCTATATCAAGGCCGATATGTCCAAGGGCGAGGAATGCCGCGCCCTGATCGAGAAGGCCGGGGCCTGCGATGTGCTGGTCAACAATGCAGGGATCCAGTTTGTCGCGCCGATTCCGGAGTTCCCGACCGAGAAATGGGATGCGATCATCGCGATCAACATGTCCTCGGCCTTTCACACCACCGCCGCGGCCCTGCCGATGATGCGCAAGGCGGGATGGGGGCGGATCGTCAATATTGCCTCGGCCCATGGGCTGACCGCCAGCCCGTTCAAATCGGCCTATGTGGCCGCCAAGCACGGCGTGGTGGGGCTGACCAAGGTGACGGCGCTGGAGACCGCGCAGGAAAAGATCACCTGCAACGCCATTTGTCCGGGCTATGTCCTGACCCCGCTGGTCGAGGCGCAGATCCCCGACACGATGAAGGAATACAACATGAGCCGCGACGAGGTGATCAAGAAGGTGATGCTGGAACGTCAGCCGTCCAAGGAATTCGCCACGGTCGAGGAAATCGGCGATACGGCGGCATTCCTGTGCAGCAACGCTGCGGCGCAGATTACCGGCACCACGATCAGCGTGGACGGTGGCTGGACCGCGCTGTAA